A DNA window from Undibacterium sp. YM2 contains the following coding sequences:
- a CDS encoding CsbD family protein gives MNSDQVKGAAKKVAGKVQQEAGKLVGSKEQQVKGAAKQVEGSMQKAIGNIKESLKENHKH, from the coding sequence ATGAATTCAGATCAAGTCAAAGGCGCAGCAAAAAAAGTGGCAGGTAAAGTCCAACAAGAGGCAGGCAAGCTGGTCGGTAGCAAGGAGCAGCAAGTCAAAGGAGCCGCCAAGCAGGTAGAAGGCAGCATGCAAAAAGCGATTGGTAATATCAAGGAATCATTGAAAGAAAATCACAAGCATTAA
- a CDS encoding AI-2E family transporter: protein MDVPLPNLPADNGGTGNTDSNDVSLVAEIAAPEIRASAATDTSSQLIPGIHVNARGLALTILATVAFVFALRVAQRFFIPLTFGILIAYTLSPLVDALQRLRLPRVISTTLVMVSLLTIIATQVNSLHTEFDAILDQLPVATRQFSNEMSKLKLGQAGFMQKMQTAATEIEKATSQATTGSQPNVKKAVASETPVLKLRELLLAGSLGFMDLLGQTVMMLFLVFFLLLSGDKFKRKLVKITGPSLTHKRITVQILSKINTSVQQYMFMLLITNGLLALLTWIAFHLMGLDNAGAWAVTGGLLHVIPYFGSMLMALAVCLVAYVQFGTISMALLVAGVSIAIAVLVGTVVTTWMTGRITQMNTAAVFISLLFWGWLWGAWGLLLGVPIIVVVKVVAEHIDGMQAVAELLNE from the coding sequence ATGGATGTACCTCTACCCAATTTACCCGCTGATAATGGAGGCACTGGCAACACTGACAGCAATGATGTCAGTCTGGTTGCTGAAATTGCTGCGCCTGAAATCAGAGCATCTGCCGCCACTGACACCTCATCGCAACTGATCCCCGGCATTCATGTTAACGCCCGTGGCCTTGCCCTGACCATACTGGCAACGGTTGCTTTCGTCTTCGCCCTGCGTGTCGCGCAACGCTTTTTCATTCCATTGACATTCGGGATACTGATTGCCTATACCTTGTCCCCGTTGGTCGATGCATTACAACGCCTGCGTTTACCGCGCGTGATTTCTACGACTCTGGTCATGGTCAGCTTGCTTACTATCATCGCTACACAGGTCAATTCACTGCATACAGAATTTGACGCAATACTTGACCAGTTGCCTGTAGCAACTCGCCAGTTTTCCAATGAAATGAGCAAGCTGAAGCTGGGTCAGGCTGGCTTCATGCAAAAGATGCAGACAGCAGCGACAGAAATAGAAAAGGCAACCAGCCAGGCAACTACAGGCAGCCAGCCCAATGTGAAGAAGGCAGTTGCCAGTGAAACTCCGGTACTGAAGTTGCGTGAGCTCTTGTTGGCTGGGTCCTTGGGCTTCATGGACTTGCTGGGGCAGACGGTCATGATGTTGTTTCTTGTTTTCTTCCTCTTGCTGTCAGGCGATAAATTCAAAAGAAAACTGGTCAAGATTACCGGTCCGTCACTGACACACAAACGTATCACCGTACAGATACTCAGCAAGATCAATACTTCGGTACAGCAATACATGTTCATGCTGTTGATTACCAATGGCTTGCTGGCCTTGTTGACCTGGATAGCATTTCACCTCATGGGCCTGGACAATGCCGGTGCATGGGCGGTCACGGGCGGCCTGCTGCATGTTATTCCTTATTTCGGGTCCATGTTAATGGCGCTGGCAGTCTGCCTGGTCGCCTATGTGCAGTTTGGTACTATTTCCATGGCACTGCTGGTGGCTGGTGTTTCCATAGCGATTGCGGTACTGGTAGGCACAGTGGTCACCACCTGGATGACAGGTCGCATCACCCAAATGAATACAGCCGCAGTCTTTATCTCATTGCTATTCTGGGGTTGGTTATGGGGTGCCTGGGGTTTGCTGCTGGGCGTGCCTATTATTGTGGTTGTGAAAGTCGTTGCCGAGCATATAGATGGCATGCAAGCCGTCGCAGAGTTATTGAATGAATGA
- a CDS encoding glycine zipper 2TM domain-containing protein has protein sequence MNIYKQTAIAATLVASAMLTGCGSSPPSAMTGAPASQATYGRYGVIESIQVVQVSNEKKGPGAGAVVGGIVGGILGNQVGGGLGNAAATAAGVVGGAIVGNNIEKNNRNQQLREAYQISVRLDNGVYQSIIQDNIADLRVGAQVYVKDNHVYRN, from the coding sequence ATGAACATATACAAGCAAACTGCCATCGCCGCAACACTTGTTGCTTCGGCCATGCTCACAGGCTGCGGCAGCAGCCCGCCATCTGCAATGACCGGGGCGCCAGCCTCTCAGGCAACTTATGGCCGCTATGGCGTGATTGAATCAATTCAGGTAGTACAGGTCAGCAACGAGAAAAAAGGACCTGGTGCTGGTGCTGTAGTCGGCGGTATCGTTGGTGGTATCCTGGGTAATCAGGTGGGTGGCGGGCTGGGTAATGCTGCGGCCACGGCTGCCGGGGTAGTAGGTGGTGCCATCGTCGGTAACAATATAGAAAAAAATAATCGCAACCAGCAGTTACGCGAGGCATACCAGATCAGTGTGCGACTGGATAATGGCGTCTATCAAAGCATTATCCAGGATAATATTGCCGATCTGCGCGTCGGTGCCCAGGTATACGTAAAAGACAATCACGTCTATCGCAACTAA